The segment CACCCTGCGGTTTGGCGGCACGAGATTCTTTACGGTTCGAGGCTGGGTTTCCCTTGTACGGCCATGAATTAACAGAAGCCATTACCCCCAGGGAAGCGGGTCTGCTTTGGGCGGTACGAAAACGCGACCTTGATCGTTTACCCTTCGGAGAGAAACTACGCACTACAATACCCCGGTTCCGGTTGGTTTGGTTTGTTATGACTGAACCTTCGGTTGCTCGCCAGGGATATCGCGTTTTTTCTACCCAAGGTCAAGTATTAGGAACAGTAGTAAGCGGGATGTATGCCCCGACCCTGGAAGGCTTTTACGGTAACCTTTATATTCCTCGGGAATTAGAACAGAACTACTTGCCTGGTGCAGAAATTTGTGTTGAAATTCACGGATCAATGAGGGCTGCCCGGGTAACCAAGGCGCCTCTTTACACTCCGGTGTACCGGAGAAAAAAGGAGTAGGATATGACCTTTGACGAAACGGTACGGTATCAGGATTCTCATGAATGGGCCCGTAAGGACGGGGACTTCTATGTGATTGGTATCAGCGATTTCGCCCAGGATAGTCTTGGGGACGTTGTGTTTGTGGAGTTTCCTGAATTGGGTGCAACATTAAAAAAGGGAAGTGCGTTCGGGGTTGTGGAAAGTGTAAAAGCCGCAAGTGACGTTTTTATGCCCCTGGGGGGTGAGGTGGTAGAGATAAATACCGTATTGAAAGATAGTCCTGAGAAAATCAATCAGGATCCCTTTGGTGACGGGTGGATTTTGAAGATCAAGGCTACTTCCGACCAGGATTTTCAAAACCTCATGGATGCGGAAGAATATAAAAACTATACCAAAGATCTAGACGATTAGAACAGCTAAATAGTGCGCAAACGGTTGTAAACGAAACCAGATATAGCGGAGCGGCCTATGATCCCACCCATGGGTTGTGTCACCGGGGAGCAATGTTACAACCTTTTGCGCACTACAGAACAGGTACGATTCTTCCGGGAAGGGGGTAAGATGGATTTTATTGGGGTTAACCATGATGATAAAAACCGTCAGCTAAAATTTCTTGGACTTGATTCCGAAGATGCATTATTTAGCTCCGTACCTGAACAGCTCCGAGTTTCACCGGCTGCTGACGATAACGGCGTGACTGAGTTACAGTTGCGCCGTTTTTTTTCTGGATTGCAAAAAACACCGGATGGAAGTATTGAGCAGGCCCGGCGATTTATCGGGGCTGGGGCGTATAACCATTTTATTCCAGCCTGTGTGGATGCATTGGCCTCCGATTCTTCTTTTACCACAGCCTACACACCCTATCAACCTGAAGCAAGCCAGGGTACATTACAGGCGTTATTCGAGTACCAGACCTTTATGGGTGAACTCCTGATGATGGATGTGGTGAATGCCAGCCATTATGATGGCGGAACAGCCCTAGCTGAGGCGGTGAGAATGGCCTTTGCTGTACGTCCCGGGGATGATCACCGTGAGTTCGCTATAATTGGGCGGCTGCATCCTGAGATCGTGGAGGTTCTAAACACCTACTGCTCACACCTGGAAATTCGGTTTTGTGAATTCTCCCAAGAGGATACCTTCAGTACTGAAGAGGTGGTGAAGTGGCTTCAGGGCCTGGAGTATCTATTTGCCGGACTGGTGGTATCTCCTGATTTTTACGGCTCTGTGATTGATTATGAGGATGTGGGGCACGAGATTCATAGAAAAGGTGGATTATTTCTTGTTCATACCGATCCGCTTTCCTGCGTTATGTTCGAGCCACCGGGTTCACAGGGTGCGGATATCGTTTCCGCCGAGGGACAACCCTTTGGAATCCCCCTATCCTACGGAGGGCCCTACCTCGGGATTCTGGCATGCAAGGAAGGGTTAGTGCGAAAATTACCCGGTCGGCTCTGTGGTGAGACGGTTGATGATCGGGGACAGCGAGGCTTCGTACTAACCCTCAGTACCAGGGAGCAACATATTAGGAGGGAGAGGGCCACAAGTAATATTTGCACAAATCAGGGGCTCATGGCATTGCGGGCGCTCTTGTACATGGCATGGATGGGTAAAAGCGGATTACATCGTATCGCTGAGCTCTGTTACTACCGGGCGAATTATCTGGCTCGTAAACTTGCTGCTCTACCGGGGGTGGAACTAGTCAACCCGGGAGCTTTTTTTCGAGAGTTTTGTATACGGCTGCCCCGGGGGTGTTCAGCTAAGAATGTAACTGCCCGGTTAACAGCTCAGGGCTTCGAGGCAGGGGTTGCCCTTTCACGATTTGATTCAGGTAACACCAGAGAACTGTTGATAGCGGTAACCGAAGTGAATACCCGTGAATCCATGGATGCATTAGTGGAAGCATGTACCGAGGTTCTGGGGAAGAAAGAGGGGTGATCATGGATTCCTATTCGCGAGTAGTACGCTCTCCCGCGTTGCTTTGGGAAACCCCCGAAAGCGGGGGAGT is part of the Spirochaeta lutea genome and harbors:
- the gcvH gene encoding glycine cleavage system protein GcvH, which encodes MTFDETVRYQDSHEWARKDGDFYVIGISDFAQDSLGDVVFVEFPELGATLKKGSAFGVVESVKAASDVFMPLGGEVVEINTVLKDSPEKINQDPFGDGWILKIKATSDQDFQNLMDAEEYKNYTKDLDD
- the gcvPA gene encoding aminomethyl-transferring glycine dehydrogenase subunit GcvPA, coding for MDFIGVNHDDKNRQLKFLGLDSEDALFSSVPEQLRVSPAADDNGVTELQLRRFFSGLQKTPDGSIEQARRFIGAGAYNHFIPACVDALASDSSFTTAYTPYQPEASQGTLQALFEYQTFMGELLMMDVVNASHYDGGTALAEAVRMAFAVRPGDDHREFAIIGRLHPEIVEVLNTYCSHLEIRFCEFSQEDTFSTEEVVKWLQGLEYLFAGLVVSPDFYGSVIDYEDVGHEIHRKGGLFLVHTDPLSCVMFEPPGSQGADIVSAEGQPFGIPLSYGGPYLGILACKEGLVRKLPGRLCGETVDDRGQRGFVLTLSTREQHIRRERATSNICTNQGLMALRALLYMAWMGKSGLHRIAELCYYRANYLARKLAALPGVELVNPGAFFREFCIRLPRGCSAKNVTARLTAQGFEAGVALSRFDSGNTRELLIAVTEVNTRESMDALVEACTEVLGKKEG